The nucleotide sequence gtactataagtaccagctgctcggcggggggaacttcTTGAGTTTCCTTTTCTTCTTTGATTGACggtgtaaagaggtcttgaacgaagaccctaggTGGAACCACAACACGAGAGGAgtctatcttagataggtggtcagcgagctgattgtgatctcataccacgtggtggtactcgaagccatagaattttcctttgaGTTTCCTGATCTCGGCGCAGTATGCATCTATCTTGTCACTGGAATAGGactaatctttgttgacttggttgatgaccagcgcggaatCTCCGTATACCATGAGACATTTGACGCCAAGCTCAATAGCTATTCAAAGTCCGTGTAGACATGCTTCATAGTTCGCGGCATTGTTGGACGCTAGAAAATGAATTCGGAGGACGTATCAGAGCTTGTCCTTAGTCAGAGTAAGGAACAGAATGCCGGCACTAGCATCATTGATGCTCAGGGCGCCATCAAAaaacatcacccagtgctcggggcaagcagcgggaatgggctcttgaatctcggtccactcagcgacgaaatcagcTCATGCCTGCGACTTAATAGTTTGCCTGCCCCTGAATTCTATGGAATAGGTGTCGAGCTCCactacccacttgatgatgcagaCATTGGCCTCTTTTTTatagagaatgtcccctagagggaactcggtgaccacgatgatcttgtagtactcgaagtaatggcggagcttgcgcgacgtgacCAGGATGGCGTATAATAGCTTCTAGACCTGagggtaacgagttttggacTCGTTAAgaacttcgctgatgaagtagactaggagttgcaccttgtaggcgtgtctgGCTTCCTCACGTTCGACGATGATAGCAGAGCTAATGACGCGAGAGGTAgtggcgatgtagatcagcaAGGTTTCATCGGCTTGAGGCGCTGTCATGATCGAAGGCTTCATCAGGAatgacttgagctgctcgaaggcCGTGTTGGCCTCCTCCGACTAGGAGAAATGCTCGGAGGCCTTAAGTAGTTTGAAGAACGGGAGTCccttttcgccgaggcatgatataAAACGGTtcagagcagccatgcaccctgtgagcttCTGGATATACTTTATGctggttggccatttcatgttggtgatggtggagaccttgttagggttggATTCAACGCcacgagcgctgacgatgtagcctaggagaaTGCCgtatggaactccaaagatgcactttgaagggttcaacttccatcggtattttTTAGGTTagcgaatgtttcttcgaggtcggcgatgagattgtCGGCAGTTTTGGACTTGACGACTACGTCATCGATGTAAGCCTCGATGTTGTGGCCTATCTATTGGTCGAGGCATGTCTATATGGCTctctggtaagttgccccagcgtttttgagtccgaaggacatggggGTATAGCAATATGcatcgaaaggcgtgatgaacgacgtcttgatctagtcatcctctttgagggatatttggtgatagccagagtaacagtcgagaAAGGAGAGGAGCTCGTAgtcggtggtggagtctacaacctcatctatccaaggcagaccgaaaggatctttagggcagtgtttgttgagattagtgtaatcaacgcacattctccattctttattattCTTTTGAACGAGatcagggtttgctaaccactcaggatgatacacttctttgataaatctagctgctaggaaccattttatttctaccctaataacctccttcttgtctagcgtgaatcaGCGGAGCTTCTGCATGATCAGCTTGGCATTCGGCgaaacattcaaggagtgctcgatcttctcccgtggtacccctggcatgtctatcagtttccaagcaaacatgtcagtgtgggcacgtaggaaggagatgagcacgctttcctatttggggtcgaggtgagccccaatcttggcgatcttggtggggtcatcgaggcTGAGGTCGATGTCCTTCATTTCCTTGGATTTGGtggaggcacggggaggctccGGCACTAGGATCTCCTGGTCATCGGCGGGCACCATCTTGACATCGGTGACCTTGCTGGcttggatggagaggtcagtggcttcggtGAGAGAGAGACTCATTATCTCATAGGCGTAGGCAaaggagaggttggcccgcaaggCCAGGACTTCGGTAGGCacaggcatcttcaacactagataggcgtagtgcggtatggccatgaactgggccagagctagccgaccaagtatggcatggtaggcggtgttgaagtcggcgacgtagaagttgatgtgctcgacacagAAATTGCTCGCCGTGCCGAATTATAatgggagggtgatctctccaagaggTTGGGacgccctgccaggtaccacccctagaaggaggagttagagggagtgaggtcttttattctgaggcccaactcctttagggctccggtgaagagCAAGTTCAAGGCACTTCTACCATCAACGAGTACCTTTCTGAAGAGTACCTTCTcgatggttgcatcgaggacgagggggaatcaccctatgtaagggatgtccacccactagtcAGCCCTTCTGAAAGTGATtgggacctcagaccaggggtGGTATCTAGGGTCAGCGATGGTGTCGCTtgtgttgacggcgagcacccagcGAGCGGTGAACTTGCAATCTCTTCTATTCTCAGAGGCGGCTAGGCCCCCGAAGATAGTagcgaccactttgtcatgattttggaaggcattgttgttgtccccaggtggtcggtgacctCTGGCACCATTGTCGTTGTCGTTGTCCTTTTTCTTAGTCTAGAATTCTTtggccaagccaaggcagtccttcatcttgtgcttgctgttcttgtggagggggcatgggccttcaaggatcttcttgtattgctcatcataGTTTTGCTTAGCATGGGGTTCATCAACAGTGGCCACGATGTTGTATGGTCAGCGATGTCGGTACTGGCCGGCTTTGGACCCTTCTGGTCAACCACGACCACTGTCCTAATGGTGGTCGCGATCATCGTAATGGCGGTCGCTGTGCCATCTTTCATCAGGGTGATCATTGTTGTGGCTAGCAGGGTGGTGAGTGCCCATATCCTCGTTGTGGTGGACTTTAACTTCTTCGGCGTCAACATACTGATCGACGGtggtgatcatctcaccaatccccttcggcggcttgcgattgaatttggagcgaaggtcacggtgatggagtcctcagacGAAAGCAGAGATGACTTctacttccatgatgttgggaatagaatttcgCATCTCAAAAAAACGTCTGATGTaactacggaggagctcggatgaaCTCTGATAAATGCGAttaagatcatgcttggtgcctagcCGAGTGCACGTaaccatgtagttgtcggtgaaaactTTCTTCAGTTGTTCCCAGGCTTCGATGGAATCTAGGGCAAGGCTCGTGAGCCAGTTCATCACAGTCaatgtgagcatgatgggaagatagtttgccatgacgatGATATCTCCCCCGGTGGCGCGTACAGCGGTGgcgtaagcttgtagccactatgtgggtTCATCCGCCCCTTGTAGGGCTCGAccctggtgattttgaaaccatggggccactagagtgtttggaGTGCTCGGGTAAAAGCTCGAGGTCCCTCAGGATCATCACCGTTGGGGTTGATGGTGTTGCCAGCATTGAGTGGCTGTAGGGCCGCATCCGGGTTGCCAAATTCTCGCTCATACTCCGAACGCCGGTGTACTTCCTCTTCATGCTAGGAGAAACGGCGCCCATCGATATGGCGTCATGCATCTCAGAGGTTGTTGATGTGTGCTCAGATGTCTTGTTCAACTTCCTAGTTAGCTGTGGCATTGATGTGCTGAGGAGGGTTGTTGACAATGTTCCCCCTAGCTCTGCCCTAGAGGAATTGTCCACCATCGCGTTGTTGGTCGGCGAagtggctttggccatggtggtgattggatcttggcgcggcagatcGGTGATTTGAGTTTGTCAAGCAGGAGGGTCCTTGATCTTGGCGAATCTCGTTGACCTGGTAGTGCGCAGCTTTGAGCATCGCAGCAACCTTAGTGACCGCTAGCATTTGCTCGAGTCGAGCAAGCTCATTGGCAGCCATGGCcaagttggtgcttggggtcttgtagactcCGTGGCCATCGACGTGGATGAATTCGTCGTCGAGGTTGTGGCAGAGAGGGCGAGGTCGACCTTGCGAGTCGAGCAGTTCCCCATTGTGAGCGGCTTCGATGAGCACAATAGCGGACTAATTCGCTCATCGTTGCGCACGGTTGATGTTTCTATTGACGCGTGCTGCGTGGTCCTCATCGTTCTCTCCATCCCATGaagggctgtcgacgctgacgttgaagatcacgCCTCCACGAAAGGGTGGAAAAGGAGATTGGATGGTGGCAGTCTCGACGATAATCACCAGGGTCTGGATTTCCTTCTAGGATGGTGCGAAGGGATTCTTCGGGATGCTGGCCGATCAGCAGCATGTTGACAGTTTGCGAGCACTGGTCAGCGGTATGGTCGGCAAgagtgaaagtgcaatcaagccccattgtgggttttggtgttgaTGACCGCTTAATTtaaggactaatgagatttattgagatgacaagcagggaatcatgAAAAGAGAATGTAATACAGATCATGGAGGTACCCCAATTCTAATGATGGCTATTCCAGCTCTTGGAGGTTTCATTCATTTACATTTTGAAtattgagtttaggaaaagccgtactattaagggggattcTAGAACAGTCAGTCATCTGTTGAATCAAATGCTCATATTTCAATATTGACATCTTTACATCTAGCCAAGACACCAGCCAAAATTCCATCCACAACAGAGTGTcctggctagggcggcagtgccgcccattaaggccggcagtgccgccatTTAACGCTTAAGTATTTTCTGGATTATAAATACTGGTCTGAACGGTCACAACACAACCACTGCCATACCCCTTTGTCAACCTTGGATTCTAACCGTTACAGACAGACCAAGCTCTCCCTCTCTTActctccattgttgctccttcaccCTCCAAGCTAATCCTCGATTCCAACCAGCAAAACTTGAGAGAAAGGCAGCAAAACAC is from Miscanthus floridulus cultivar M001 chromosome 7, ASM1932011v1, whole genome shotgun sequence and encodes:
- the LOC136465886 gene encoding uncharacterized protein; translated protein: MAIPHYAYLVLKMPVPTEVLALRANLSFAYAYEIMSLSLTEATDLSIQASKVTDVKMVPADDQEILVPEPPRASTKSKEMKDIDLSLDDPTKIAKIGAHLDPK